The following are encoded together in the Lolium rigidum isolate FL_2022 unplaced genomic scaffold, APGP_CSIRO_Lrig_0.1 contig_70286_1, whole genome shotgun sequence genome:
- the LOC124682199 gene encoding rho guanine nucleotide exchange factor 8-like: protein MVRFLRRHSLDKSNSQSHLRHQHESGSGTDSNDTEMAEPAGNGRAPPRSRLARDGPPSDLDIMKEKFAKLLLGEDMSGTGKGVSSALALSNAVTNLAASVFGEHRKLEPMAPDTKERWKKEVGWLLSVSDHIVEFVPTRQTAENGTTMEIMSTAQRRDLQMNIPALRKLDNMLIGYMDNFVDQTEFWYEKGGDNKRDDDKWWMPTVKVPAEGLSDVTRRWLQYQKECVNQVLKAAMAINAQVLVEMEVPEIYIESLPKKGKTSLGDTIYRNITDEEFDPVEFLESVDLSTEHKVLDLKNRIEASTIIWKRKMQTKDTKSSWGSIISFEKREQFEERAETILHLLKLQFPGTPQSQLDISKIQYNRDVGYALLESYSRVLESLAYSVMSRIEDVLGADAAATNLTASEVARRQMEMNMPRKLDAREELEKLNEAPASMTLYDFMGWHFDQDELMKKKEEGTLDEAGEAMLLKKAPSLAPKKFSYVDSLAGGMRSPSARH, encoded by the exons ATGGTGCGGTTCCTCCGGCGGCATAGCCTTGACAAGAGCAACTCGCAGAGCCACCTGCGGCACCAGCACGAGAGCGGTAGCGGCACAGACAGCAACGACACGGAGATGGCCGAGCCCGCGGGCAATGGCCGGGCGCCGCCTCGCTCCCGTCTCGCACGAGACGGGCCACCCTCGG ATTTGGACATCATGAAGGAGAAGTTCGCCAAGCTTCTGCTTGGAGAGGACATGTCCGGCACCGGGAAAGGCGTGTCGTCCGCGCTGGCGCTGTCCAACGCCGTCACCAACCTGGCAGCGTCGGTCTTCGGCGAGCACCGCAAGCTGGAGCCCATGGCGCCGGACACCAAGGAGCGGTGGAAGAAGGAGGTGGGCTGGCTGCTGTCCGTCTCCGACCACATCGTCGAGTTCGTCCCGACGAGGCAGACCGCCGAGAACGGCACAACCATGGAG ATCATGTCGACGGCGCAGCGTCGCGACCTGCAGATGAACATCCCCGCACTGCGCAAGCTCGACAACATGCTCATC GGTTACATGGACAACTTCGTGGACCAGACCGAGTTCTGGTACGAGAAGGGCGGCGACAACAAGCGCGACGACGACAAGTGGTGGATGCCGACGGTGAAGGTGCCGGCGGAGGGCCTGTCCGATGTGACGCGCAGGTGGCTGCAGTACCAGAAGGAGTGCGTGAACCAGGTGCTCAAAGCGGCCATGGCCATCAACGCGCAGGTGCTGGTGGAGATGGAGGTCCCCGAGATCTACATCGAGTCGCTCCCCAAGAAGGGGAAGACCAGCCTGGGCGATACCATCTACCGGAACAtcaccgacgaggagttcgacccGGTGGAGTTCCTCGAATCGGTGGACCTCTCGACGGAGCACAAGGTGCTGGACCTCAAGAACCGCATCGAGGCGTCCACCATCATCTGGAAGCGCAAGATGCAGACCAAGGACACCAAGTCCTCCTGGGGCTCCATCATCAGCTTCGAGAAGCGGGAGCAGTTCGAGGAGCGCGCCGAGACCATCCTCCACCTCCTCAAGCTACAGTTCCCCGGAACGCCTCAGTCGCAGCTCGACATCTCCAAGATCCAATACAACAGG GACGTCGGCTACGCGCTCCTGGAGAGCTACTCGCGTGTGCTGGAGAGCCTGGCTTACAGCGTGATGTCGAGGATCGAGGACGTGCTGGGCGCGGACGCGGCGGCGACGAACCTGACGGCGAGCGAGGTGGCACGGCGGCAGATGGAGATGAACATGCCGAGGAAGCTGGACGCCAGGGAGGAGTTGGAGAAGCTCAACGAGGCGCCGGCGTCTATGACGCTCTACGACTTCATGGGGTGGCACTTCGACCAGGACgagctgatgaagaagaaggaggagggcacGCTGGACGAGGCCGGCGAGGCCATGCTGCTCAAGAAGGCGCCAAGCCTCGCCCCAAAGAAATTCTCCTACGTCGACAGCCTCGCCGGCGGCATGAGGAGCCCCTCCGCGCGCCACTGA
- the LOC124682198 gene encoding uncharacterized protein LOC124682198, with translation MALLGDALRQAIMPRGAYEALRDEDRALPRLRRPLAVAAAACVALAAVAAVGVSLGIVFPAEPAERPFCRERRMLEALPAAASSREEEPEAYRYRGGAFYMTTAEAADFYWMVVFVPSAVLFAVSASYLVAGVSVAYTAPRRHPFICIVENNFCASRRGGVRCLSILNAVFAVIFGLMAIILGSTLLALGSTCSVPLFWCYEIAAWGLVILYGGTAFFLRRKAAAVLDEGNYATHSVGLEMLETKVEVTPEMQRRVNDGFKTWMGSSLLSSDDEEEASDDYIEHNAPSPRASVQHRNEDDLES, from the exons atggccCTCCTCGGCGACGCGCTGCGGCAGGCCATCATGCCGCGGGGCGCGTACGAGGCGCTGCGGGACGAGGACCGCGCGCTGCCGCGCCTCCGCCgcccgctcgccgtcgccgccgccgcctgcgtcgccctcgccgccgtcgccgccgtgggGGTCAGCCTCGGGATCGTCTTCCCCGCCGAGCCGGCCGAGCGCCCCTTCTGCCGCGAGCGCCGCATGCTCGAGGCGCTCCCGGCGGCGGCCAGCAGCCGGGAGGAGGAGCCCGAGGCGTACCGCTACCGAGGCGGGGCCTTCTACATGACCACGGCCGAGGCCGCAGACTTCTACTGGATGGTCGTCTTCGTGCCATCCGCCGTCCTCTTCGCCGTATCCGCCTCCTACCTCGTAGCAG GAGTATCTGTTGCATATACTGCTCCAAGAAGGCATCCGTTCATCTGCATTGTCGAGAATAACTTCTGTGCTTCTAGAAGAG GTGGTGTGCGGTGCCTATCTATTCTGAATGCAGTTTTTGCTGTCATATTTGGTCTGATGGCAATTATCCTTGGATCAACGCTTCTCGCACTTGGAAGTACTTGTTCAGTTCCTCTCTTCTGGTGCTATGAAATTGCAGCATGGGGCCTGGTAATTCTATATGGTGGCACAGCGTTCTTCTTGAGAAGGAAAGCGGCAGCTGTACTTGATGAGGGCAATTATGCTACGCACAGCGTGGGTCTTGAGATGCTGGAGACCAAAGTGGAAGTGACCCCAGAGATGCAGAGGCGTGTAAATGATGGCTTCAAAACATGGATGGGTTCATCTCTTCTATCTTCAGACGATGAGGAGGAAGCTTCTGATGATTATATAGAGCACAATGCTCCTAGTCCAAGAGCTTCCGTCCAGCACAGGAATGAAGATGATTTGGAGAGCTGA